From Homalodisca vitripennis isolate AUS2020 chromosome 1, UT_GWSS_2.1, whole genome shotgun sequence, the proteins below share one genomic window:
- the LOC124363736 gene encoding pancreatic triacylglycerol lipase-like isoform X2 → MAMSRCVTLHFTVLALLLVDTEAVLSAMRAAKCLVPNGVEHISRAAILQQCISRNYAQGNETTCYPELGCFPVDSPWTTLLRPFPSPLHPAEINVRLYCYTKESPERYNITLWPDISLEGCPFRADRRTAFITHGFASNGNASWLSDLKDDYLSALDANIFLVDWGQGAELLNYLQVASNTRIVGAELARFVKYLQEQHGLQVDNLHLMGHSLGAQISAYTAKAIPGIYRLTAMDPAQPGFEGQAKEVRLDKDDANFVEVIHTNALPFLPTLGFGLIMPHGHVDFYMNGGLRQPGCHLPDITEIKSIKDLTKFPVEIVNMWVSCSHGRAYEYYSQVLRSNCTIWGRVASLTRQILNAGTLGMLEPLFSSIKRCDADSCIPLGLETPEFKARGVFAATTHKSSPYCETNFDVNSRILKEIRDEIDETTSKITDTVRGVVSRGKAVATGAVDKGKAVASGLTGKLGGIVRFGKKDNGDDDVDDDAIVVDEDEIAEDCLI, encoded by the exons TATTGAGCGCCATGAGAGCAGCCAAATGTCTGGTGCCCAATGGTGTGGAACACATCTCCAGAGCAGCTATTCTCCAGCAATGCATCTCCAGAAATTATG CTCAAGGCAATGAAACAACATGTTACCCAGAGCTGGGATGTTTCCCAGTAGACTCACCTTGGACAACACTATTGCGGCCATTCCCGTCACCCCTCCACCCTGCAGAAATCAATGTGCGCCTTTACTGCTATACCAA AGAATCACCAGAGAGGTACAACATCACTCTATGGCCTGACATCTCCTTAGAGGGCTGCCCATTCCGAGCTGACAGAAGAACTGCCTTCATCACTCACGGGTTTGCCAGCAATGGCAACGCTTCTTGGCTATCTGACTTGAAGGATGACTATTTGAGTGCT TTGGATGCTAACATCTTCTTGGTGGATTGGGGACAGGGAGCTGAACTACTCAACTACCTACAAGTTGCATCCAACACCAGGATTGTTGGTGCTGAACTAGCCAG GTTTGTCAAGTACCTCCAGGAGCAGCATGGTCTACAGGTGGACAATCTTCATCTGATGGGTCACAGTCTAGGGGCTCAAATCTCAGCCTATACAGCCAAGGCGATCCCTGGAATTTATCGACTTACAG CTATGGACCCAGCGCAGCCAGGCTTCGAAGGTCAAGCAAAGGAAGTGAGGCTGGACAAGGATGATGCCAACTTTGTCGAGGTGATTCACACAAATGCCCTACCCTTCCTTCCGACCCTAGGGTTCGGGTTGATTATGCCCCATG GACATGTGGACTTCTACATGAATGGAGGTCTGAGGCAGCCCGGCTGTCACCTGCCTGACATCACAGAGATCAAGAGCATCAAGGATCTCACCAAGTTCCCAGTAGAAA TTGTAAACATGTGGGTGAGCTGCTCCCACGGTAGAGCCTATGAATACTATTCACAAGTGTTACGGAGCAACTGCACCATTTGGGGACGAGTAGCCTCGCTCACCCGTCAGATACTCAA TGCTGGAACATTGGGCATGCTGGAGCCACTCTTCTCCAGCATCAAGAGATGTGATGCAGATTCGTGCATCCCCCTTGGACTGGAGACGCCTGAATTCAAGGCGAGGGGTGTCTTCGCTGCTACCACCCACAAGAGTTCTCCATATTGTG AGACCAACTTTGATGTAAACAGCAGAATATTGAAGGAGATACGGGATGAGATTGACGAGACAACTTCCAA AATAACAGACACAGTGAGGGGAGTTGTCAGTAGGGGCAAGGCTGTTGCTACAGGAGCTGTCGACAAAGGAAAAGCTGTTGCTTCAGGACTAACGGGAAAACTAGGAGGAATTGTGCGTTTTGGCAAAAAGGACAACGGTGATGATGATGTTGATGATGATGCCATTGTTGTAGATGAGGATGAGATTGCTGAAGATTGTTTAATTTAA
- the LOC124363736 gene encoding pancreatic triacylglycerol lipase-like isoform X1: MRVMAMSRCVTLHFTVLALLLVDTEAVLSAMRAAKCLVPNGVEHISRAAILQQCISRNYAQGNETTCYPELGCFPVDSPWTTLLRPFPSPLHPAEINVRLYCYTKESPERYNITLWPDISLEGCPFRADRRTAFITHGFASNGNASWLSDLKDDYLSALDANIFLVDWGQGAELLNYLQVASNTRIVGAELARFVKYLQEQHGLQVDNLHLMGHSLGAQISAYTAKAIPGIYRLTAMDPAQPGFEGQAKEVRLDKDDANFVEVIHTNALPFLPTLGFGLIMPHGHVDFYMNGGLRQPGCHLPDITEIKSIKDLTKFPVEIVNMWVSCSHGRAYEYYSQVLRSNCTIWGRVASLTRQILNAGTLGMLEPLFSSIKRCDADSCIPLGLETPEFKARGVFAATTHKSSPYCETNFDVNSRILKEIRDEIDETTSKITDTVRGVVSRGKAVATGAVDKGKAVASGLTGKLGGIVRFGKKDNGDDDVDDDAIVVDEDEIAEDCLI, translated from the exons TATTGAGCGCCATGAGAGCAGCCAAATGTCTGGTGCCCAATGGTGTGGAACACATCTCCAGAGCAGCTATTCTCCAGCAATGCATCTCCAGAAATTATG CTCAAGGCAATGAAACAACATGTTACCCAGAGCTGGGATGTTTCCCAGTAGACTCACCTTGGACAACACTATTGCGGCCATTCCCGTCACCCCTCCACCCTGCAGAAATCAATGTGCGCCTTTACTGCTATACCAA AGAATCACCAGAGAGGTACAACATCACTCTATGGCCTGACATCTCCTTAGAGGGCTGCCCATTCCGAGCTGACAGAAGAACTGCCTTCATCACTCACGGGTTTGCCAGCAATGGCAACGCTTCTTGGCTATCTGACTTGAAGGATGACTATTTGAGTGCT TTGGATGCTAACATCTTCTTGGTGGATTGGGGACAGGGAGCTGAACTACTCAACTACCTACAAGTTGCATCCAACACCAGGATTGTTGGTGCTGAACTAGCCAG GTTTGTCAAGTACCTCCAGGAGCAGCATGGTCTACAGGTGGACAATCTTCATCTGATGGGTCACAGTCTAGGGGCTCAAATCTCAGCCTATACAGCCAAGGCGATCCCTGGAATTTATCGACTTACAG CTATGGACCCAGCGCAGCCAGGCTTCGAAGGTCAAGCAAAGGAAGTGAGGCTGGACAAGGATGATGCCAACTTTGTCGAGGTGATTCACACAAATGCCCTACCCTTCCTTCCGACCCTAGGGTTCGGGTTGATTATGCCCCATG GACATGTGGACTTCTACATGAATGGAGGTCTGAGGCAGCCCGGCTGTCACCTGCCTGACATCACAGAGATCAAGAGCATCAAGGATCTCACCAAGTTCCCAGTAGAAA TTGTAAACATGTGGGTGAGCTGCTCCCACGGTAGAGCCTATGAATACTATTCACAAGTGTTACGGAGCAACTGCACCATTTGGGGACGAGTAGCCTCGCTCACCCGTCAGATACTCAA TGCTGGAACATTGGGCATGCTGGAGCCACTCTTCTCCAGCATCAAGAGATGTGATGCAGATTCGTGCATCCCCCTTGGACTGGAGACGCCTGAATTCAAGGCGAGGGGTGTCTTCGCTGCTACCACCCACAAGAGTTCTCCATATTGTG AGACCAACTTTGATGTAAACAGCAGAATATTGAAGGAGATACGGGATGAGATTGACGAGACAACTTCCAA AATAACAGACACAGTGAGGGGAGTTGTCAGTAGGGGCAAGGCTGTTGCTACAGGAGCTGTCGACAAAGGAAAAGCTGTTGCTTCAGGACTAACGGGAAAACTAGGAGGAATTGTGCGTTTTGGCAAAAAGGACAACGGTGATGATGATGTTGATGATGATGCCATTGTTGTAGATGAGGATGAGATTGCTGAAGATTGTTTAATTTAA